A single genomic interval of Carassius gibelio isolate Cgi1373 ecotype wild population from Czech Republic chromosome A22, carGib1.2-hapl.c, whole genome shotgun sequence harbors:
- the LOC127942788 gene encoding ribosome-binding protein 1-like isoform X9: MDVYDPQTLGIVVFGGFMVFSAIGITLVSTFSMKETSYEEALAKQKHDSDKIQPQRSDKKKKASEKKNKTKKEKPNGNLSEPEPIHEPVVENGEPNAAPQVKLELEPQTEPLPVPEPEVKPKPVVPEPAPKIVKCAVPPTVNAVVAPLAPSPKEKKKKLAKVEPAPVKPVEVPEVVVKREPVVAEVAVKAAVATEVAAPPKAEEPKTEAPTKKKSKKKPEPVVSVEMVDAPQPSAYKTVVSSLTSASFNESEIQKLFEIISKKAGKDSWQLASQKGDPMAALKKQLEEKEKQLTTEQGNVAAAKTRVRELTKELSSAKSKVTSIETHMSSELSTRGQEIAALQARIQDSDQEHVKETQQLNSKIQSLQEQLENGPNAQLARLQQENSILRDALNQATSQAESRQNAELAKLRQDCVHLSQELNERTAAQQAEEESRKTLETKMAAAEEQLAQTKVSHGEAKQALQKKLDHVTEELREAQQSSTTLQAQADAAKEQAKTLTELQERMRATETELKDRCEELEILRAQLSQEKPSVETEAAEQAEVQKEVEHLRSSLKEREDQLTSLDAELHQLREELDTVKRTQAEETLNRVNEANTERKEYTAEIDQLKTSLKEKEDLVASLQAQLDKMESAGTTVAEAPFENLEKDARMISLEEELQQLKEEMERIKAKSNELCEKNYAAVEALASAERLSEERLSQSKATQSEIEQQLSSFQTDTRNAFQKLFPHISIETQQSNWLEAFTHEAQKTLAHSPAEQQHTESSSDLTDLQQKLALSEESQRSLQAECEQYRTTLSETESMLKALQKSVEDGELTWNSKISDAEQQKQAALDQVKVLEETIEKINAETQDTDQLKGQVMLLEAQLEKQLESITISQTYAEEMSQLKALLSETQVQLVSAKAEAQGQRAELSLVRQEIQEVTLQVQKQESAQSTQVKTELEEETNKVQTEEDIRQQVAKHYEQAQKCVWDLEAQLEKLQAAGEGPTAELKERLEKEKKLTLDLGQAATKLQQLLKSTQEELDKETETVKNLQEQLHDKEAEESKEGTSV; this comes from the exons TGTGTACGACCCTCAAACTCTGGGAATTGTGGTGTTTGGTGGCTTCATGGTGTTCTCTGCAATTGGCATTACGCTTGTGTCAACATTTTCCATGAAGGAGACATCGTATGAGGAAGCATTGGCCAAACAGAAGCATGACTCTGACAAGATCCAACCCCAGCGCTCTGACAAGAAGAAAAAGGcatctgaaaagaaaaacaagaccAAGAAGGAGAAGCCAAATGGGAACCTTTCAGAGCCTGAGCCTATCCATGAACCTGTGGTTGAGAACGGTGAGCCCAATGCAGCGCCCCAAGTTAAACTAGAACTGGAACCCCAAACTGAACCTTTGCCTGTTCCTGAACCTGAAGTTAAACCCAAGCCTGTTGTACCTGAACCAGCTCCTAAGATTGTTAAGTGTGCGGTCCCTCCCACTGTAAATGCTGTGGTGGCCCCACTAGCTCCTTCCCCCaaggagaagaaaaagaagtTGGCCAAG GTGGAACCGGCCCCAGTCAAACCTGTAGAGGTCCCAGAAGTTGTAGTTAAACGGGAACCAGTAGTTGCAGAGGTGGCAGTGAAAGCAGCTGTTGCCACTGAGGTTGCTGCCCCCCCTAAAGCTGAAGAACCCAAAACTGAAGCTCCAACCAAAAAGAAGTCTAAGAAGAAGCCTGAGCCAG TGGTTTCTGTGGAAATGGTCGATGCTCCCCAGCCATCAGCATATAAAACTGTGGTTTCCAGTCTGACTAGTGCATCATTCAATGAGTCAGAGATACAGAAACTCTTTGAGATCATCAGCAAGAAGGCAGGAAAGGACTCCTGGCAACTG GCATCTCAAAAGGGTGACCCAATGGCGGCATTGAAGAAGCAGCTTGAGGAAAAGGAAAAGCAGCTGACCACTGAGCAGGGAAACGTAGCTGCAGCCAAGACCCGTGTCAGGGAGCTTACCAAG GAGCTGAGTTCTGCAAAGAGCAAGGTGACATCTATAGAGACCCATATGAGCTCTGAGCTGAGCACCCGTGGCCAGGAGATTGCTGCTCTTCAGGCTCGTATACAGGATTCTGACCAGGAGCATGTCAAGGAGACACAACAGCTCAACAGCAAG ATCCAAAGCCTGCAGGAGCAGCTGGAGAACGGACCGAATGCTCAGCTGGCCCGTCTGCAACAGGAGAACTCCATTCTCAGAGATGCCCTCAATCAAGCCACTAGCCAGGCCGAAAGCAG GCAGAATGCAGAGTTGGCAAAGTTGCGTCAGGACTGTGTGCATCTCAGCCAAGAGCTGAATGAGCGCACGGCCGCTCAGCAAGCTGAAGAAGAGAGCAGGAAGACTCTGGAAACAAAGATGGCGGCTGCCGAAGAACAGCTAGCACAAACAAAA GTGTCCCATGGGGAAGCAAAGCAGGCTCTGCAGAAGAAGTTGGATCACGTCACTGAGGAACTCCGTGAGGCTCAGCAGAGCAGCACCACCCTTCAGGCTCAAGCAGACGCAGCAAAGGAGCAAGCCAAGACCCTCACCG aACTCCAGGAGCGTATGCGTGCTACAGAGACGGAGCTGAAAGACAGATGTGAAGAGCTGGAGATACTGAGAGCACAGCTGTCTCAGGAAAAGCCCTCTGTGGAGACGGAAGCAGCAGAACAGGCGGAGGTCCAG AAGGAGGTTGAACATTTGAGGAGCAG TCTGAAAGAGAGGGAAGACCAGCTGACCTCACTGGACGCAGAGCTTCATCAGCTGAGGGAGGAGCTTGACACCGTAAAAAGAACTCAGGCTGAGGAAACTCTGAATAG GGTAAATGAGGCCAACACCGAACGGAAGGAATACACCGCAGAGATCGACCAACTTAAAACCAG TCTGAAAGAGAAAGAGGATTTGGTGGCATCCCTACAGGCTCAGCTGGATAAAATGGAAAGT GCTGGTACCACTGTAGCAGAGGCACCATTTGAGAA TCTGGAGAAGGATGCACGCATGATCTCACTGGAGGAGGAACTTCAACAGCTTAAAGAAGAGATGGAGAGAATTAAGGCCAAGAGCAAT gagCTGTGTGAGAAGAACTATGCTGCGGTGGAGGCTTTGGCTTCTGCTGAGAGGCTGAGTGAAGAAAGACTGAGCCAATCCAAGGCTACACAG agtgAAATTGAGCAGCAGCTGAGCTCTTTTCAGACAGACACCAGAAACGCCTTCCAGAAACTCTTCCCTCACATCAGCATAGAAACACAAcag tCCAACTGGCTGGAAGCTTTCACACATGAAGCACAGAAGACCCTGGCACACAGTCCAGCAGAACAGCAGCACACAGAGTCAAGCTCCGATTTGACG GATTTGCAGCAGAAACTCGCTCTGTCAGAGGAGAGCCAGAGATCACTTCAGGCAGAGTGTGAACAGTACAGAACAACTCTCAGTGAAACG GAGAGCATGCTGAAAGCTCTGCAGAAGAGTGTCGAGGACGGTGAGCTTACATGGAATTCAAAGATTTCAGATGCTGAGCAGCAAAAACAGGCG GCCCTGGATCAGGTGAAGGTCCTAGAGGAGACGATCGAGAAGATAAATGCAGAAACACAAGACACAGATCAG CTGAAGGGGCAGGTGATGCTTTTGGAAGCACAGCTGGAGAAACAACTGGAGTCCATAACCATCAGTCAAACATATGCAGAAGAGATGTCTCAG CTGAAGGCATTGCTCTCGGAAACTCAGGTCCAGCTGGTGTCAGCCAAAGCGGAGGCTCAGGGACAGAGAGCAGAACTTTCACTG GTCAGGCAGGAGATACAGGAAGTGACTCTGCAAGTACAGAAACAGGAGAGTGCACAGTCTACTCAG GTGAAAACAGAGCTGGAGGAGGAAACAAATAAAGTGCAGACAGAAGAGGACATTCGACAGCAGGTTGCAAAGCACTATGAACAG GCTCAGAAGTGCGTCTGGGATCTCGAAGCTCAGTTAGAAAAGTTGCAAGCTGCTGGAGAAGGACCGACTGCAGAACTTAAG GAGAGACTGGAGAAAGAGAAGAAGCTGACATTAGACCTCGGCCAGGCAGCCACTAAACTTCAACAGCTTCTGAAAAGCACTCAGGAAGAGCTAGACAAAGAGACCGAGACAGTGAAGAACCTGCAGGAACAGTTACATGACAAG gAAGCTGAAGAGTCTAAAGAAGGGACGTCTGTTTGA